In the Epinephelus lanceolatus isolate andai-2023 chromosome 6, ASM4190304v1, whole genome shotgun sequence genome, one interval contains:
- the acer1 gene encoding alkaline ceramidase 1 — MGGVHFSEKMAGVFSYESSEIDWCEDNYRHSEHVVEYFNTMSSFVFFIISPIMLYLLHPYAKERNLAIHMVWTMMIFVGLFSAYFHMTLSFVGQMLDELSILWVLAVGYAVWFPRRLFPSFIKDRSTFSSLVLVITVISTLSSFVKPTANAYALNCFGLHMLYVLAVEMRCCTDQKALRLAKLSVALWVLAISCWISDRFGCSFWQRLNFCYLHGIWHILIVIAVAYGSTLVAYLDANYEIPYSLPGLQYWPCDKWAVGLPHIVLKGTTTTKTQKRC; from the exons atgggaG GTGTCCACTTTAGTGAAAAGATGGCAGGAGTTTTTTCCTATGAGAGCTCAGAGATCGACTGGTGTGAAGATAACTACAGACACTCTGAACATGTGGTGGAGTACTTCAACACT atGAGCAGCTTTGTTTTCTTCATTATATCTCCCATCATGCTCTACCTTCTGCACCCTTATGCCAAAGAGAGGAACCTGGCGATTCACATGGTCTGGACTATGATGATATTTGTAG gGCTCTTCTCAGCGTACTTCCACATGACACTTAGTTTCGTTGGCCAGATGTTGGATGAGCTGTCCATCCTGTGGGTGTTGGCAGTGGGATATGCTGTCTGGTTTCCCCGCAGACTCTTCCCTTCTTTTATCAAAGACAG GTCCACATTTTCAAGCCTCGTCCTCGTGATTACCGTCATCTCCACACTGTCATCATTTGTCAAACCTACAGCCAATGCCTACGCTCTGAACTGCTTTGGCCTCCATATGCTTTACGTTCTGGCTGTCGAGATGAGATG cTGCACTGACCAGAAGGCTCTGCGACTGGCCAAACTGTCAGTGGCTCTGTGGGTGCTCGCCATCTCCTGCTGGATTAGTGACCGTTTTGGCTGCAGCTTCTGGCAGAGGCTAAACTTCTGCTACCTGCACGGGATCTG GCACATTCTGATTGTGATAGCTGTGGCCTATGGCAGCACCCTGGTAGCTTACCTGGATGCCAACTATGAGATACCGTACTCTCTGCCTGGACTGCAGTACTGGCCCTGTGATAAATGGGCTGTTGGATTACCTCACATTGTCCTCAAgggcaccaccaccaccaaaacACAGAAACGGTGCTAA